In Esox lucius isolate fEsoLuc1 chromosome 6, fEsoLuc1.pri, whole genome shotgun sequence, the following proteins share a genomic window:
- the bccip gene encoding protein BCCIP homolog, producing MASSAKRRAVGKEDHPDDSEDNSSDEGLEDGGDSGDDSGSEEDINEEVIVDFEAHTITHNDHNGIKKLLQQLFLKAHVNTSQLTDLLIEQNYIGSVIRQAEVPEDSDDEGDPADEVFGFISMLNLTERKGVQCVKEVKDLILGQCEKSCPHSVTDELEKVLDDTSKPVGLLLSERFINVPPQIALPLHKQLQEEMAEAQRTNKPSGRCHYCLMISKTYKEPSNTVPARGAAPKDQLMFVNAEEEFFYEQATIKFHYSVQEETDTVLSGRWSFEDVPMKPQRTVMVIPADRISAVMDKLKEYLTV from the exons ATGGCTTCTTCAGCGAAAAGACGTGCGGTTGGAAAGGAAGACCACCCTGACGATAGTGAGGATAACAGCTCGGATGAGGGACTAGAAGACGGAGGTGATTCTGGAGATGACAGCGGATCAGAAGAGGATATCAATGAA GAGGTAATTGTAGACTTTGAGGCGCATACCATTACTCACAATGACCATAATGGGATCAAGAAGCTCCTGCAACAGTTGTTTCTGAAGGCCCATGTAAATACATCACAGTTGACCGATCTCCTCATTGAACAAAACTATATTGGAAGCGTCATCAGG CAAGCAGAGGTTCCCGAAGACAGTGATGACGAGGGAGATCCAGCTGATGAGGTGTTCGGTTTTATCAGCATGCTCAATCTCACCGAGAGAAAG GGTGTCCAGTGTGTGAAGGAGGTGAAGGATCTGATCTTGGGTCAGTGTGAGAAGAGCTGTCcccacagtgtgacagacgagCTGGAGAAGGTCCTCGACGACACCAGTAAGCCGGTAGGACTGCTGTTGAGCGAGCGCTTCATCAATGTGCCCCCGCAGATCGCCCTGCCGCTCCATAAACAGTTACA GGAGGAAATGGCCGAGGCCCAGAGGACCAATAAGCCCAGTGGTCGGTGTCACTACTGTCTGATGATCAGTAAGACCTATAAGGAGCCGTCCAACACAGTCCCCGCCCGGGGGGCGGCGCCAAAAGACCAGCTTATGTTTGTCAACGCAGAAGAGGAGTTCTTCTATGAG CAAGCCACCATAAAGTTCCACTACTCTGTCCAGGAGGAGACGGACACCGTTCTGAGCGGACGGTGGTCCTTCGAAGACGTTCCCATGAAGCCACAGCGCACCGTGATGGTGATACCGGCAGACAGAATCTCCGCCGTCATGGATAAGCTCAAAGAGTACCTGACCGTGTGA
- the uros gene encoding uroporphyrinogen-III synthase isoform X1 — translation MHVLLLKEPREGGSGSDPYIKELASHGHKATLIPVLSFKFVSLNVLSDKLFRPDKHGGLIFTSPRAVEAVKMCLEEHGQMEEWNSNMRDKWNAKSVYVVGKATAALVENLGLIPLGEDTGTADVLSRLIIEREDTSILPLFFPCGSIKREVLPTALKKNGVPLETLTVYQTVQHPDLEKNLKNHFTEQGVPASVAFFSPSGVKFCLETVRRLSGERLNQIKFAAIGPTTADAMIEAGLSVSCSAEKPTAEHLATGIAKALQ, via the exons ATGCATGTACTGCTTCTGAAAGAACCAAGAGAGGGAGGCTCTGGATCTGATCCTTACATCAAG GAGCTGGCGTCACATGGACACAAGGCAACCTTAATTCctgttttgtcttttaaattTGTGTCTTTAAACGTCTTGTCAGACAAG CTTTTTAGACCGGATAAACATGGTGGACTCATTTTCACAAGTCCAAGAGCGGTGGAGGCTGTCAAAATGTGTCTAGAAGAACATGGCCAGATGGAAG AATGGAACAGTAACATGAGAGACAAATGGAATGCCAAGTCCGTATATGTTGTTGGGAAGGCTACAGCAGCCTTAG tGGAAAATCTGGGTCTTATTCCCCTGGGAGAGGATACCGGGACTGCAGATGTTCTGTCAAGGCTCATTATTGAAA GAGAGGACACCAGTATCTTACCGCTTTTCTTCCCCTGTGGTTCCATTAAAAGAGAGGTTTTGCCTACAGCTCTAAAAAAAAATG GAGTGCCTCTGGAAACACTTACGGTCTACCAGACAGTTCAACATCCAGACTTGGAGAAGAACTTGAAGAACCATTTCACAGAGCAG GGTGTTCCAGCCAGCGTAGCTTTCTTCAGTCCATCGGGAGTCAAGTTCTGCCTGGAAACTGTGAGAAGACTGTCAGGTGAAAGATTGAACCAGATAAAATTTGCAGCTATCGGGCCCACAACAGCGGATGCCATGATCGAAGCGGGATTGTCAGTCAGCTGCTCAGCAGAGAAACCAACAGCTGAACACTTAGCCACAGGGATAGCAAAGGCTTTGCAGTGA